In Leptolyngbya sp. O-77, the genomic window AGCCCGCCTTCAAACAAGATCAGCGCCACCGACAGCGCCACAATCACCTCCAGACCCACACCGAGGGACTGCGGATGCAGCCAGTCCAGCCCGTCGCCCCCCAGCACAATGCCAAAAATCAGCAAAAACACAATGCTGGGCACGTTGAAAAAGGCCGCCACCACCTGACCGCTAATGCCCGCCAGCACCGCAATCACAAATTGCAGCATCAGCGCCAGCGGCGTTTCGGGCGTGGGCGACAATCCCTCAATCATGGCAACAGGTGGGCACTTGCCGCCCCAAAACACGGTTTACCACGATGCCTTTAGCCAAATGCCTGAATCTGAAGACGGCTTTGAATAGGGTCTGACTCATCATTTTCTAACTGTAATCGGCAACGGGCGGCATAGACCGATCCTAGCTTTCCCTGCGGACCCCAATTCTCTTCACAAGAGGAATCCAGCTGGCTCTACAGGGGCGATCGCACTTCTTAAAAATCGCCTACACAAATCTCGCGCAAATCTTACGCTCACTCCCAGCCGCACCCAGAAAAGCTATACACTGGGCAATGGCTTGTCGTTTTTCTCACCCGTGACCAGCTTTGGGAATTGAGCTTCGCAGCTACGTTTATATTGACCGCTTACAATCCCAGCACGCCGCCTACATGGGCACCGTCGCCGTTGGGTTTCTGCCATTGCCGGGTGATGCCTCTCTGTGGATCGAGATTTCGCCAGGGATTGAAATCAATCGCCTGATGGACATTGCGCTCAAGTCTGCCGTCGTGCGGCCGGGTGTGTTGTTTACCGAGCGGCTATATGGCTTGCTGGAGGTACATTCCAGCAGCCAGGGCGAAACGCAGGCGGCAGGCCGGGCGATTCTGGCGGAATTGGGCGTGCGGGCGCAAGATTGCTACAAACCGCGCATCATCTCCAGCCAGATCATCCGCAACATCGACCCACACCACGCCCAGCTCATCAACCGCAACCGCCGCGGGCAAATGCTGCTGTCGGGACAAACGCTATACGTGCTGGAGGTCGAGCCAGCCGCCTACGCCTCGCTGGCCGCCAACGAAGCCGAAAAAGCCGCACTGATCAACATCCTGCAAATTTCCTCCGTGGGCAGCTTTGGGCGGCTCTATCTAGGAGGCGAAGAGCGAGACATTATCGCGGGTTCTCGCGCAGCAATCGAGGCAATCGAGAACTCGTCGGGCCGGCCGTTCCCGGACGCGGGACGCAAAGAGTAGGGCACGGGAGCGGGCTATGGCAAACGCCGAGCATGTGGCGCTGCTGCGGACAGGGGGCGATCGCTGGAACGAGTGGCGATCGCATGCTCCCGACATCACGCCAGACCTCAGCCATGCCAACCTCATCGGATTCGACTTGCAGGGCCTCAATTTGCGCCATGCCAACCTCCAGAACGCCAATCTTGCCTTTGCGCTGCTACGAGCTGCTAACCTCAGCCGTGCTGACCTGACGCTGGCAACCCTGCACAGCGCTCAGCTTCAGGCGGCTGACCTGTCTGATGCTCTGCTGGTTGGGGCCACCTTGCAACAAGCCGATCTGCGAGATGCCAGCTTTTATCGCGCCAACCTGACCGGAGCAAATCTCAGCTATGCCAACGCCCGCGCCACAAACTTTGCCTACGCCAATCTAGAGCGCAGCAGCCTCGCCTATGCCAACCTGCAACGCGCCACGCTAAACCACGCCAACCTGTGCAAAGCCAATCTGCTAGAAACAGAGTTGATTAATGCCTATCTCTTCGAGGCACAGCTTCAGGGCGCACAGTTGGTTTCCACCCACCTCAGCCGCGCTTACCTGTTCGGAGCCAATTTTCAACAGGCAACCCTCATTCAGACAGATTTGCGCTGGGCAACCCTGAGTTACGCCACCTTAGAAGATGCAATCCTACAAGACACCGACCTCAGCCGTTCCACCTTACAGCCCCGCCCGCCCCAGTGCTAGCCTCAACGGTAGTGCCTTTTAGCAAAGGACAGAGGAAAAGCTAAGCTCTTCCCGCTCTGCCAACTTCTCTCTGACATGGCAATTGTAGTCGTGGATGAACATCCAGATCGCACCGATGTGGTTCTCTATCTTCTTGGAAAAAGACAACGTCTTCCTCACCAACCGTGAAATCCGCTGTCTCAGGGTGATGTTCAGGCGTTCGATGTAGCTCGTCAATCCACTCTCTTTGCCAACAGCCGCATGGCGTTTGCTTGGGATGACGGTGACATAGGCCTCCCAGTCATCGGTATAGACTTTGGCACACTGTCGATAGACCGCCGGGGTGGACTGCCAGAGGGCGATCGCCGATACCCGAGAGCGCTCACCGATGTGGCAGCCGATGATTTCTCGGGTATCGGCATCGATTGCCGCTTTGGGCACAGCTTTGTAGCGCGCGTTGGCGTAGATCTGGAGCCAGCTATCCGAGACACCGCTGACCCTGGCAATACCGGCTAATGGAATTTTTTCCAACAGCAGTAGATTGACGAAAGCCCGGGTGTCCTTATCTTTCGGCTTCCACTGGGGATCTTCTACGAATTGGCGGTTGCAGTCTCGGCACTTGTAGTTTTGCTTGCCACGCCGAGTGGTGCCGTTCTTGGAGATGTCGTGAGACCCACAGGTTGGACAGATCCTCTCGATGGTCATGGAGCCTACTCCCCCAAAATCTGCGAATACGACAGCGTTACCTTTTTCTGTATCCTTTACGATAATCTACTACCTTTTAATCTTTGACTTTTTCCCTTCGCCTGCGCTTACTCCTGCCAAAACCACTCGAGGTTGAGCACAAATCCAGGCAAAACAGACTCTTCCGAAAGAGCTGCCGGAGTCTGCAAAATCTCTGGAGGATAACCCGGACGGTAGATTTCGACCTGTCGCTGCTTGCGGTCAATCAGCCAGCCGAGCCTCACGCCGTTGTCTATGTATTCGCGCATCTTGGCTTGCGCTGCCTCCAGGCTGTCGGTGGGAGACATTAACTCCAGCACAAAATCGGGGGCAAGGGGGGGAAACTTTTCTCGCTGCTCTGGGATCAGATCCTCCCACCGCTCCTTCGCAACCCATGCAACATCCGGTGAGCGATCGGCTCCATTGGGTAGCTTGAAGCAGGTTGAGGAGTCAAACACTTTTCCAAGTTGCGTCTGGCGATTCCAGATAACGAAGTCTGCATTGATTTCTGAATTGCGATTCCCGGTTTCTCCGCCTGTGGGTGGCATGAAAATGAGTGCTCCTGTTGCCGAACGTTCAATTCTTAAATCAGGATTTGCCCGACACAGGTCATAAAACTGGTCGTCGCTCAATTGCGTGGAGATGGGCATCTGAAGTGTAAGCGTGTCCATTGGCAGCGAGGAGAATTACCCGAATTAGAAATGATTCGAGCTTTATCGAGGTGCTTTCTTTATCGAGGTGCTTTTCAGTCTATCCCACTCCTGGGGTCGAGTTTAGAGGGGCATCGGTGGGATTTCAATCCTGATACGGCCTCAGCCCGAACTGCTAATCACCTGCTATACCTGGAGGAGAGACCTCTTTCTTCCCAGAATTCCCATGCAAAAGCTAAAACCCGAAGACGTGCTGCTGAGCGTGGCGACGGTGCCGCTGCTGGCGGGGCTGGTGGCGGCGCGGGCGATCGCCCAGGTGATGGTGTCTGTGGGGCAGACCAGCGAGGAGCTATTTCGGGGCGATCGCCTGCCCACGCTGCATGTCCATTCCTCCCACGATTCCTCAGTCTGAGCGAGTCCCCCAAAAATAAGCCAGAAAGCAAAACGGGAGAGAACGTTGCGTCCTCCCCCGGCTGGTTATTTCGATTGCCGCGCTGTGGCGGGCGATGCTTTGGTTGGTCGGAATCCGATTGCTTGAGCCTCTGGCTGAGCGCTTTGAACTGTTTCCGCAGTTGCCGCTGGCGGGCACTGCCGCCTTTGCCCTTGGCATTGCGCCCTTCTCGCCGGGGAGATTCCCAGCGCTTGAGTTGTCGTGACACTTGCTTTGCCTCCCTGGCATTTACACAGGCATTTACACGCTTATTGTATGAATTCCACAGCAAGGTTGGCGATTCCGGATTTCCCTGATGGCACGGATGGGTTTCCCGATGATTTCCCAGCCACGCAACGCTAATTTGGAAAAGCTTGCGAGATGTGGAGAACCTGGAAGGGCGATCGCCAAACACGCCATCATAGAAAAGCCCCTCCCATCCTACTCCCCATCCCATCATCTCCTCATCTCGAACACCCCAACACCCCAACCCTCCCTCAATGACCCTTTCCACCGTTTCTACCCAAACCCTCCGCTACGCCTATTTTCCCGGCTGCGTCGCCCAGGGAGCTTGCCGAGAACTGTATCAATCGACCCAGGCGCTGACTCGTGCCCTGGGCATTGAGCTAGTGGAGCTAAAAAAGGCTTCCTGCTGCGGCTCCGGCACGTTCAAAGAAGATTCTCAACTGCTGGAAGACACCGTAAACGCCCGCAACATTGCCCTGGCTGAAGAACTAAACCTGCCGCTGCTGACCCATTGCAGCACTTGCCAGGGCGTGATTGGGCATGTGGACGAGCGGCTGAAGCACGCCAAGGAAGCCGATACTGCCTATTTTGACCAGGTGAACGGGCTGCTGAAGCAAGAGGGCTGCTCGCCCTACAAGGGCACCAGCGAAGTGAAGCATCTGCTGTGGGCGCTGGTCGGCGACTTTGGGCTGGAAGAGTTGCAGCGGCGGGTGACGCGCAAGCTGTCGGGGCTAAAGTGTGCGGCATTTTATGGCTGCTATCTGCTGCGGGCGCAAGATCATCTGGTCTACGACGATCCGTATAATCCCCAGTCGATGGAAAATGTGTTTCGGGCGGTGGGCGCAGAACCTGTGTTTTATCGGGGACGGACGCAGTGCTGCGGCTGGCCGCTGTCGAGCTACGCCACCGAAACTTCTTTCAAGATGGCGGGTGGGCACATTCTGGAGGCGATCGCCGCTGGAGCCGACTGCCTCGTGACACCTTGCCCGCTGTGCCACCTCAACCTGGATTCGCGCCAGCCCGAAGTGCAGCAGGTCATCGGCGAAACCTTGGGTCTGCCCGTTCTGCATCTGCCGCAGCTCGTGGCGCTGGCGCTGGGCATCAGCCCTAAGGAGCTAGGGCTGGAACGTCATGTGGTTTCGACTCGTCCTGTGCTGGAGAAGTTAGGGATTAGGGGTTAGGGGTTGGGGGTTAGGGAGCAGGCATCAGGAGGTGAGGCGGAATGACGGAGGCAAATTCGCGGGGGAATGCTGCGGGCAATTTTCTGCACAGCCTGTCGCTACTGCTGAGTGGCGGCGTGATGGCGGCGGGGCTGGCGGTGGGCGTGGGGCTGTGGCAGGGGGGCGATCGCTTCTTGACGCAGCTTCGGGCGTTTTTCACGGTGCAGCAGCCCGCCCCGCAGGTGGATGTGCAGTCCCTCGTGGTGCAGCAGGTGCGGACGATGAGCGAACTGACGACGGCGGTGTTTGGGATGCAGGCCGTGGTGCCCACCAGCCGCGATCGCACGTTTGGCGGCTACACCATTGGGCAAACAACGCTGCTCTACATTGCCTATGGCGAAGTGCGGGCGGGCATTGACCTGTCGCAGATTTCGCCCACCGATGTGCAGGTGGTGGGAGAGAGGGTGACCCTGCGCCTGCCGCCGCCGCGCATCCTGGACAGCAAAATCGACGTGACCCGCTCGCAAGTTTACGACTACGATCGCGGCTTTTTGGGACTGGGGCCAGACGTTGCGCCGGAGCTTCAGGAGCTGGCGCAGCGACAGACACTCCAGGAAATCATTGCGGCGGCCTGTAGCCAGGGCATTTTGCAAACGGCGAGTGATCGCGCTCAAATCGCCATTACCCAACTCCTCAGTGCCGCAGGCTATCAGATCACGGTTCAGCCCCAGCCGCCCGCCCCCGACGCTTGCCCCGCTGCCACTGTGCCCGCAGGCGACCCCACAAGCCTGCCCGCCTCGCCCTCGCAGTCACCCACCATCAGTAACACGCCCGGAGCCGCGATGAACCCTGCCCCAGCAAGTCCAACCCCGGTCAATGCTGCACCGCTGCGATCGCCGCTAAATCTGCCAACCCCAAACCCAGTGCCCCCCAACTCGCCCTCGCAAAATAACTCGCCCGAACTGCCAGGGACAGTCGGCAGCCGCCAACGTATGACCTTGCCGCTTGTCTGACTCTCTAGCGACAGAAATGCTCGACGCAGCGCACGAAGATTTCCACGCCCAGGCCCAGCGCCGTTTCGTCGAAATCGAAGCGGGGATGGTGGTGCGGGTAGGCCAGCCCCCGGTCGATGTTGGCGGAGCCGAGGAAGAAATAGCAGCCGGGGACTTCCTGCAAGAAAAAGGACATATCTTCGCCACCCATCGTCTGGCAGTCGGGCACTACGCCAGCGGGCGTTTCCACCACGTC contains:
- a CDS encoding pentapeptide repeat-containing protein, translating into MANAEHVALLRTGGDRWNEWRSHAPDITPDLSHANLIGFDLQGLNLRHANLQNANLAFALLRAANLSRADLTLATLHSAQLQAADLSDALLVGATLQQADLRDASFYRANLTGANLSYANARATNFAYANLERSSLAYANLQRATLNHANLCKANLLETELINAYLFEAQLQGAQLVSTHLSRAYLFGANFQQATLIQTDLRWATLSYATLEDAILQDTDLSRSTLQPRPPQC
- a CDS encoding IS1 family transposase encodes the protein MTIERICPTCGSHDISKNGTTRRGKQNYKCRDCNRQFVEDPQWKPKDKDTRAFVNLLLLEKIPLAGIARVSGVSDSWLQIYANARYKAVPKAAIDADTREIIGCHIGERSRVSAIALWQSTPAVYRQCAKVYTDDWEAYVTVIPSKRHAAVGKESGLTSYIERLNITLRQRISRLVRKTLSFSKKIENHIGAIWMFIHDYNCHVREKLAEREELSFSSVLC
- a CDS encoding Uma2 family endonuclease; this translates as MDTLTLQMPISTQLSDDQFYDLCRANPDLRIERSATGALIFMPPTGGETGNRNSEINADFVIWNRQTQLGKVFDSSTCFKLPNGADRSPDVAWVAKERWEDLIPEQREKFPPLAPDFVLELMSPTDSLEAAQAKMREYIDNGVRLGWLIDRKQRQVEIYRPGYPPEILQTPAALSEESVLPGFVLNLEWFWQE
- a CDS encoding CoB--CoM heterodisulfide reductase iron-sulfur subunit B family protein — its product is MTLSTVSTQTLRYAYFPGCVAQGACRELYQSTQALTRALGIELVELKKASCCGSGTFKEDSQLLEDTVNARNIALAEELNLPLLTHCSTCQGVIGHVDERLKHAKEADTAYFDQVNGLLKQEGCSPYKGTSEVKHLLWALVGDFGLEELQRRVTRKLSGLKCAAFYGCYLLRAQDHLVYDDPYNPQSMENVFRAVGAEPVFYRGRTQCCGWPLSSYATETSFKMAGGHILEAIAAGADCLVTPCPLCHLNLDSRQPEVQQVIGETLGLPVLHLPQLVALALGISPKELGLERHVVSTRPVLEKLGIRG
- a CDS encoding DUF4230 domain-containing protein produces the protein MTEANSRGNAAGNFLHSLSLLLSGGVMAAGLAVGVGLWQGGDRFLTQLRAFFTVQQPAPQVDVQSLVVQQVRTMSELTTAVFGMQAVVPTSRDRTFGGYTIGQTTLLYIAYGEVRAGIDLSQISPTDVQVVGERVTLRLPPPRILDSKIDVTRSQVYDYDRGFLGLGPDVAPELQELAQRQTLQEIIAAACSQGILQTASDRAQIAITQLLSAAGYQITVQPQPPAPDACPAATVPAGDPTSLPASPSQSPTISNTPGAAMNPAPASPTPVNAAPLRSPLNLPTPNPVPPNSPSQNNSPELPGTVGSRQRMTLPLV